The Haloarchaeobius sp. HME9146 genome includes a region encoding these proteins:
- the hutI gene encoding imidazolonepropionase, with product RSDEFEAKLRGKTYQEILAEGGGILRSVEAVRKADEDTLLANLMSHLDVMLEHGTTTVEVKSGYGLDTETELRMLRVIGRADEQHPVDVIPTFMGAHAVPQGMDTDEYVDEVCEEQIPAVAEQGIATFCDVFCEEGVFSVEQSRRILKVGRDHGLTPKVHAEELAHIGGTKLAAEIGATSADHLLYSTEEDVDALIDASVVPVLLPGTAFGLGEEYADARMMLDRDAPVAIATDFNPNCHSHSMGFAQSLACVGMRMTPAEALRASTTNAAAALDLPARHGTLRQGAPADIAILDAPSFRHVSYQYGTNVVETVFKAGERVHG from the coding sequence ATCGCTCCGACGAGTTCGAGGCCAAACTGCGCGGGAAGACCTACCAGGAGATTCTGGCCGAGGGCGGCGGTATCCTTCGGTCGGTCGAGGCCGTCAGGAAGGCCGACGAGGACACCCTGCTCGCGAACCTCATGTCCCACCTCGACGTGATGCTCGAACACGGCACCACGACGGTCGAGGTGAAGTCGGGTTACGGCCTCGACACCGAGACCGAACTCCGGATGCTCCGGGTCATCGGCCGCGCCGACGAACAGCACCCCGTCGACGTGATTCCGACGTTCATGGGAGCCCACGCCGTCCCGCAGGGGATGGACACCGACGAGTACGTCGATGAGGTCTGTGAGGAACAGATTCCCGCGGTCGCCGAGCAGGGCATCGCGACGTTCTGTGACGTGTTCTGCGAGGAGGGCGTGTTCTCGGTCGAGCAGTCCCGCCGGATTCTCAAGGTGGGCCGCGACCACGGCCTGACGCCGAAGGTCCACGCCGAGGAACTCGCCCACATCGGCGGCACGAAACTCGCCGCCGAGATCGGCGCGACCAGCGCCGACCACCTCCTCTATTCGACCGAGGAGGACGTGGACGCGCTGATCGACGCGAGCGTCGTTCCGGTCCTCCTGCCGGGGACCGCCTTCGGTCTCGGCGAGGAGTACGCCGACGCCCGGATGATGCTCGACCGGGACGCCCCGGTTGCCATCGCGACCGACTTCAACCCGAACTGTCACAGCCACAGCATGGGCTTCGCCCAGTCACTCGCCTGCGTCGGCATGCGCATGACGCCCGCGGAGGCCCTTCGGGCGAGTACGACGAACGCCGCCGCCGCCCTCGACCTGCCCGCCAGACATGGGACGCTCCGGCAGGGCGCACCCGCCGACATCGCGATTCTCGACGCGCCGTCATTCCGGCACGTCTCCTACCAGTACGGGACGAACGTGGTCGAGACCGTGTTCAAGGCTGGCGAGCGGGTCCACGGCTGA
- a CDS encoding carbonic anhydrase produces the protein MTDETTPPTPGLAHEWVEQRIDDRDDWARRRQKGIPNDRQLMVVACMDERIPLEDVLGIELGDAHVFRNAGGKVTDDVIRSAALTTNFFDTEEILVVKHTDCGMMSAPDDAVVEGLEHACGGDLDSVSLDPSLPSLNIGDASLADWVRMTDDIDDACEEQVALLQNHPFIPDDVEVRGYIYEVESGALRRPHERLSEEVNTRE, from the coding sequence ATGACGGACGAAACCACGCCACCGACGCCCGGACTTGCACACGAGTGGGTCGAACAGCGCATCGACGACCGCGACGACTGGGCCCGGCGACGGCAGAAGGGGATTCCGAACGACAGGCAACTGATGGTCGTCGCCTGCATGGACGAGCGGATTCCACTCGAAGACGTCCTCGGCATCGAACTCGGCGACGCACACGTCTTCCGGAACGCCGGTGGGAAGGTGACCGACGACGTGATTCGAAGCGCCGCGCTGACGACGAACTTCTTCGACACCGAGGAGATACTCGTGGTCAAGCACACCGACTGCGGGATGATGAGCGCGCCCGACGACGCGGTCGTCGAGGGCCTCGAACACGCCTGCGGTGGCGACCTCGACAGCGTCTCGCTGGACCCCTCGCTCCCGTCTCTGAACATCGGCGACGCCTCCCTGGCGGACTGGGTCCGTATGACCGACGACATCGACGACGCCTGCGAGGAACAGGTCGCACTATTGCAGAACCACCCGTTCATCCCCGACGACGTCGAGGTTCGAGGCTACATCTACGAGGTCGAGAGTGGCGCGCTCCGCCGGCCACACGAGCGTCTCTCCGAAGAGGTCAACACCCGAGAGTGA
- a CDS encoding DsrE family protein, producing the protein MSKAAIIVLAGTESHADLGRVVNGMQAAKEFADAGDEVELIFDGAGTQWIAELSDEDHDAHALYNSLEEHVQVCDYCAGAFEQDDAVEDAAVERVDEFDGHPSVKELVDDGYEVITY; encoded by the coding sequence ATGTCCAAAGCAGCCATCATCGTGCTCGCTGGTACAGAATCGCACGCCGACCTCGGTCGTGTCGTCAACGGAATGCAGGCAGCCAAGGAGTTCGCCGACGCGGGCGACGAGGTCGAACTCATCTTCGACGGTGCCGGGACCCAGTGGATCGCCGAGCTGTCGGACGAAGACCACGACGCACACGCGCTGTACAACTCGCTCGAGGAGCACGTGCAGGTGTGTGACTACTGTGCGGGTGCCTTCGAGCAGGACGATGCCGTCGAGGACGCAGCTGTCGAGCGCGTGGACGAGTTCGACGGCCATCCGAGCGTCAAGGAACTGGTCGACGACGGCTACGAGGTCATCACGTACTGA
- a CDS encoding phosphotransferase family protein, with translation MTDPHTDESYFERLVDEDALESYLRRELGDASAFSVEHHQEGHSNETLFVTWGDRELVIRRPPPGETADTAHDVLREYRVMDALQETAVPVPTTVLACDDHEVLGADFYVMDRVEGHVLRDTEPEAFATPEHRQRIGEELVDTLASIHSVDLESVGLDEFGRAAGYTQRQVDRWQKQLDWAFQVTAEERTVPTLRRVGEWLQENVPEDHPETLVHGDYKLDNVMFGPDTPPELVAVFDWEMSTLGDPLADFGWMLSYWRDAKDPEPAVPELTATFMENEEYPTRRELVDRYEAQTGFDFEHDRFYRALAVYKLAGLGEMFFRRYLEGNSDDPMYPLMEDRVPALAARAERIIEGDEPL, from the coding sequence GTGACCGACCCACACACCGACGAGTCCTACTTCGAGCGACTCGTCGACGAGGACGCCCTGGAGTCGTACCTGCGCCGTGAACTCGGCGACGCATCGGCCTTCTCGGTCGAACACCACCAGGAGGGCCACTCGAACGAGACGCTGTTCGTGACCTGGGGCGACCGGGAGCTCGTCATCCGGCGGCCGCCGCCGGGCGAGACCGCGGACACGGCCCACGACGTGCTCCGGGAGTACCGGGTGATGGACGCGCTGCAGGAGACGGCGGTCCCAGTCCCGACGACCGTCCTCGCCTGCGACGACCACGAGGTTCTCGGGGCCGACTTCTACGTCATGGACCGCGTCGAGGGACACGTACTCAGGGACACGGAGCCCGAGGCGTTCGCCACGCCCGAGCACCGCCAGCGAATCGGCGAGGAGCTCGTGGACACCCTCGCGAGCATCCATTCGGTCGACCTCGAATCGGTCGGGCTCGACGAGTTCGGGCGTGCCGCCGGCTACACCCAGCGACAGGTCGACCGCTGGCAGAAGCAACTCGACTGGGCGTTCCAGGTAACCGCCGAGGAGCGGACCGTCCCGACGCTCCGGCGGGTCGGCGAGTGGCTGCAGGAGAACGTCCCCGAGGACCACCCGGAGACGCTGGTCCATGGTGACTACAAACTGGACAACGTCATGTTCGGCCCCGACACGCCGCCGGAGCTGGTCGCAGTGTTCGACTGGGAGATGAGCACGCTGGGCGACCCGCTCGCGGACTTCGGCTGGATGCTCTCGTACTGGCGCGACGCGAAGGACCCCGAGCCCGCGGTGCCGGAGCTGACGGCGACGTTCATGGAGAACGAGGAGTACCCGACCCGGCGGGAACTGGTCGACCGGTACGAGGCCCAGACGGGCTTCGACTTCGAACACGACCGGTTCTACCGGGCGCTGGCCGTCTACAAGCTCGCCGGGCTGGGCGAGATGTTCTTCCGGCGCTATCTGGAGGGCAACAGCGACGACCCGATGTACCCCCTGATGGAGGACCGCGTGCCCGCCCTCGCGGCCCGCGCCGAGCGGATTATCGAGGGTGACGAGCCACTCTAG